The Arachis ipaensis cultivar K30076 chromosome B07, Araip1.1, whole genome shotgun sequence genome includes a window with the following:
- the LOC107607079 gene encoding uncharacterized protein LOC107607079 isoform X1 has translation MLRGKRIKNPLKFVDERENNNASRSLQPLAPTASEDTTVEAGEAPSQALSQAAANSISSDGATRCSNSKSSSAWNVEIIDSTNVKKKAKIKVKNVYNLPREDRVIVEVDEEGATYGEAQGLLAGYCGILATNARIFPISFEKWSGQENGGMPKSFKDECFDSMIKPHFYFTSTEKISYRYCIQSIAKKWGTYRQRLWNEFYDPTMRREALVNNVSDDVPRDQWACFVNYRLKPSTIELCMKNKENRSKQTIPHTCGSKSNSRRRHEIYLKMGKKSSRGMMYIETHKRKDGSFVNNEALTIVEQIELNMTQSNAQFEVSPNDAVGKVLGPEHSGRVRCMGMGAAPINTFRNVRSRLNGMTISTNLAGSSSPTTAAILQEKINNLEYNLYNSQQKVTNLESKLQQSFDMMKAYLMMKEGGIPEALVGFFSTREANDAESEPTTPFDARRSTGDSNGHPRTNI, from the exons ATGCTAAGGGGAAAACGCATAAAAAATCCATTGAAGTTTGTAGATGAGAGGGAAAACAACAATGCTTCTCGTTCACTTCAACCTCTAGCACCAACTGCATCTGAAGATACCACTGTAGAGGCTGGTGAGGCTCCTTCTCAAGCTCTTTCTCAAGCCGCTGCAAATTCCATTTCATCTGATGGAGCCACACGTTGTTCTAACTCAAAGTCTTCATCTGCTTGGAATGTGGAGATAATTG acTCTACAAATGTGAAGAAGAAGGCTAAGATCAAAGTCAAGAATGTTTACAACTTACCTAGAGAAGACCGTGTAATTGTAGAGGTTGACGAAGAAGGTGCGACATATGGTGAAGCACAAGGTTTACTTGCTGGCTATTGTGGTATATTAGCAACTAATGCACGTATCTTTCCAATTAGCTTTGAAAAGTGGTCAGGACAAGAAAATGGTGGCATGCCTAAATCTTTTAAGGATGAGTGCTTTGATTCAATGATAAAG cCCCACTTCTATTTTACAAGCACAGAAAAGATTTCCTACAGGTATTGCATTCAAAGTATTGCAAAGAAGTGGGGAACATATAGACAAAGATTGTGGAATGAGTTCTATGATCCAACCATGAGAAGAGAAGCATTGGTGAACAATGTGTCTGATGATGTTCCAAGAGATCAATGGGCTTGCTTTGTCAATTATCGACTAAAACCGTCTACAATT gaGCTTTGCATGAAAAATAAGGAAAATCGAAGCAAGCAAACCATTCCTCACACTTGTGGATCTAAATCCAACTCTCGGAGGCGACATGAgatt TACTTGAAAATGGGAAAAAAGTCTAGTAGAGGAATGATGTACATTGAAACACATAAGAGAAAGGATGGGTCTTTTGTAAATAACGAAGCATTAACTATAGTG GAACAAATTGAGCTGAATATGACACAGTCAAATGCGCAATTTGAGGTGTCCCCTAATGATGCTGTTGGTAAAGTTTTGGGGCCTGAACACTCTGGGAGAGTTCGTTGCATGGGCATGGGAGCAGCGCCTATAAATACCTTTAGGAATGTGAGAAGCCGGCTTAATGGGATGACCATCTCCACTAATTTAGCTGGATCTTCTTCGCCTACTACTGCTGCAATTTTACAGGAAAAGATCAATAATTTGGAGTACAACTTATATAACTCACAGCAAAAAGTTACTAATCTAGAGTCTAAGTTGCAACAATCATTTGATATGATGAAAGCATACCTAATGATGAAGGAAGGAGGAATTCCTGAAGCGCTTGTTGGCTTCTTTTCTACCCGAGAG GCTAATGATGCTGAAAGCGAGCCTACTACTCCCTTTGATGCTAGGAGATCAACTGGTGATAGCAACGGACATCCGAGAACAAATATTTGA
- the LOC107607081 gene encoding uncharacterized protein LOC107607081, whose protein sequence is MLNYWKENHSFHHLSLYSLYWRLENSESEGTLALHRKPPFPGRQHRRRPQVVSTAVPRSSNPNPVTRQVLFIFTGFSARNQLKKLEGLDEETLMPHKTPPPSTYPCSLKVSLAQ, encoded by the exons ATGCTGAATTATTGGAAGGAGAATCATTCATTTCATCATTTGTCACTATACTCCCTGTACTGGAGATTGGAGAACTCTGAAAGCGAAGGAACCCTAGCCCTCCATCGGAAGCCGCCGTTCCCAGGTCGTCAGCACCGCCGCCGCCCCCAGGTCGTCAGCACCGCCGTTCCCAGGTCGTCGAACCCTAACCCAGTAACTCGGCAGGTACTCTTCATCTTCACTGGCTTCTCGGCACGGAACCAG CTGAAGAAATTGGAGGGGCTGGATGAGGAGACATTGATGCCTCATAAGACACCACCACCATCAACATATCCTTGTTCCTTGAAGGTTTCTTTAGCACAATAG
- the LOC107607079 gene encoding uncharacterized protein LOC107607079 isoform X3 — translation MLRGKRIKNPLKFVDERENNNASRSLQPLAPTASEDTTVEAGEAPSQALSQAAANSISSDGATRCSNSKSSSAWNVEIIDSTNVKKKAKIKVKNVYNLPREDRVIVEVDEEGATYGEAQGLLAGYCGILATNARIFPISFEKWSGQENGGMPKSFKDECFDSMIKELCMKNKENRSKQTIPHTCGSKSNSRRRHEIYLKMGKKSSRGMMYIETHKRKDGSFVNNEALTIVEQIELNMTQSNAQFEVSPNDAVGKVLGPEHSGRVRCMGMGAAPINTFRNVRSRLNGMTISTNLAGSSSPTTAAILQEKINNLEYNLYNSQQKVTNLESKLQQSFDMMKAYLMMKEGGIPEALVGFFSTREANDAESEPTTPFDARRSTGDSNGHPRTNI, via the exons ATGCTAAGGGGAAAACGCATAAAAAATCCATTGAAGTTTGTAGATGAGAGGGAAAACAACAATGCTTCTCGTTCACTTCAACCTCTAGCACCAACTGCATCTGAAGATACCACTGTAGAGGCTGGTGAGGCTCCTTCTCAAGCTCTTTCTCAAGCCGCTGCAAATTCCATTTCATCTGATGGAGCCACACGTTGTTCTAACTCAAAGTCTTCATCTGCTTGGAATGTGGAGATAATTG acTCTACAAATGTGAAGAAGAAGGCTAAGATCAAAGTCAAGAATGTTTACAACTTACCTAGAGAAGACCGTGTAATTGTAGAGGTTGACGAAGAAGGTGCGACATATGGTGAAGCACAAGGTTTACTTGCTGGCTATTGTGGTATATTAGCAACTAATGCACGTATCTTTCCAATTAGCTTTGAAAAGTGGTCAGGACAAGAAAATGGTGGCATGCCTAAATCTTTTAAGGATGAGTGCTTTGATTCAATGATAAAG gaGCTTTGCATGAAAAATAAGGAAAATCGAAGCAAGCAAACCATTCCTCACACTTGTGGATCTAAATCCAACTCTCGGAGGCGACATGAgatt TACTTGAAAATGGGAAAAAAGTCTAGTAGAGGAATGATGTACATTGAAACACATAAGAGAAAGGATGGGTCTTTTGTAAATAACGAAGCATTAACTATAGTG GAACAAATTGAGCTGAATATGACACAGTCAAATGCGCAATTTGAGGTGTCCCCTAATGATGCTGTTGGTAAAGTTTTGGGGCCTGAACACTCTGGGAGAGTTCGTTGCATGGGCATGGGAGCAGCGCCTATAAATACCTTTAGGAATGTGAGAAGCCGGCTTAATGGGATGACCATCTCCACTAATTTAGCTGGATCTTCTTCGCCTACTACTGCTGCAATTTTACAGGAAAAGATCAATAATTTGGAGTACAACTTATATAACTCACAGCAAAAAGTTACTAATCTAGAGTCTAAGTTGCAACAATCATTTGATATGATGAAAGCATACCTAATGATGAAGGAAGGAGGAATTCCTGAAGCGCTTGTTGGCTTCTTTTCTACCCGAGAG GCTAATGATGCTGAAAGCGAGCCTACTACTCCCTTTGATGCTAGGAGATCAACTGGTGATAGCAACGGACATCCGAGAACAAATATTTGA
- the LOC107607079 gene encoding uncharacterized protein LOC107607079 isoform X2: protein MLRGKRIKNPLKFVDERENNNASRSLQPLAPTASEDTTVEAGEAPSQALSQAAANSISSDGATRCSNSKSSSAWNVEIIDSTNVKKKAKIKVKNVYNLPREDRVIVEVDEEGATYGEAQGLLAGYCGILATNARIFPISFEKWSGQENGGMPKSFKDECFDSMIKPHFYFTSTEKISYRYCIQSIAKKWGTYRQRLWNEFYDPTMRREALVNNVSDDVPRDQWACFVNYRLKPSTIELCMKNKENRSKQTIPHTCGSKSNSRRRHEIYLKMGKKSSRGMMYIETHKRKDGSFVNNEALTIVIELNMTQSNAQFEVSPNDAVGKVLGPEHSGRVRCMGMGAAPINTFRNVRSRLNGMTISTNLAGSSSPTTAAILQEKINNLEYNLYNSQQKVTNLESKLQQSFDMMKAYLMMKEGGIPEALVGFFSTREANDAESEPTTPFDARRSTGDSNGHPRTNI from the exons ATGCTAAGGGGAAAACGCATAAAAAATCCATTGAAGTTTGTAGATGAGAGGGAAAACAACAATGCTTCTCGTTCACTTCAACCTCTAGCACCAACTGCATCTGAAGATACCACTGTAGAGGCTGGTGAGGCTCCTTCTCAAGCTCTTTCTCAAGCCGCTGCAAATTCCATTTCATCTGATGGAGCCACACGTTGTTCTAACTCAAAGTCTTCATCTGCTTGGAATGTGGAGATAATTG acTCTACAAATGTGAAGAAGAAGGCTAAGATCAAAGTCAAGAATGTTTACAACTTACCTAGAGAAGACCGTGTAATTGTAGAGGTTGACGAAGAAGGTGCGACATATGGTGAAGCACAAGGTTTACTTGCTGGCTATTGTGGTATATTAGCAACTAATGCACGTATCTTTCCAATTAGCTTTGAAAAGTGGTCAGGACAAGAAAATGGTGGCATGCCTAAATCTTTTAAGGATGAGTGCTTTGATTCAATGATAAAG cCCCACTTCTATTTTACAAGCACAGAAAAGATTTCCTACAGGTATTGCATTCAAAGTATTGCAAAGAAGTGGGGAACATATAGACAAAGATTGTGGAATGAGTTCTATGATCCAACCATGAGAAGAGAAGCATTGGTGAACAATGTGTCTGATGATGTTCCAAGAGATCAATGGGCTTGCTTTGTCAATTATCGACTAAAACCGTCTACAATT gaGCTTTGCATGAAAAATAAGGAAAATCGAAGCAAGCAAACCATTCCTCACACTTGTGGATCTAAATCCAACTCTCGGAGGCGACATGAgatt TACTTGAAAATGGGAAAAAAGTCTAGTAGAGGAATGATGTACATTGAAACACATAAGAGAAAGGATGGGTCTTTTGTAAATAACGAAGCATTAACTATAGTG ATTGAGCTGAATATGACACAGTCAAATGCGCAATTTGAGGTGTCCCCTAATGATGCTGTTGGTAAAGTTTTGGGGCCTGAACACTCTGGGAGAGTTCGTTGCATGGGCATGGGAGCAGCGCCTATAAATACCTTTAGGAATGTGAGAAGCCGGCTTAATGGGATGACCATCTCCACTAATTTAGCTGGATCTTCTTCGCCTACTACTGCTGCAATTTTACAGGAAAAGATCAATAATTTGGAGTACAACTTATATAACTCACAGCAAAAAGTTACTAATCTAGAGTCTAAGTTGCAACAATCATTTGATATGATGAAAGCATACCTAATGATGAAGGAAGGAGGAATTCCTGAAGCGCTTGTTGGCTTCTTTTCTACCCGAGAG GCTAATGATGCTGAAAGCGAGCCTACTACTCCCTTTGATGCTAGGAGATCAACTGGTGATAGCAACGGACATCCGAGAACAAATATTTGA
- the LOC107607080 gene encoding putative branched-chain-amino-acid aminotransferase 7, with the protein MKCEKGEKFSHGNLIRYGTFDVSPAAGILNYRQGIFEGLKEYRTEERSILLFRPEENALRMKAGADRLCMTSPSVEQFIKAVKDTVLANKCWVPPAGRGTLYLRPLLMGTGATLGVGLSTEYTFLIYCSPVSNYHKKRWLDPAGLCCNGHGSGNGVGGDKNGNWNGGENGGGKPRVS; encoded by the exons ATGAAATGTGAAAAGGGTGAAAAGTTTTCACATGGAAACCTCATTCGTTATGGAACCTTTGATGTCAGCCCTGCTGCTGGCATCTTAAATTATAGACAG GGGATCTTTGAGGGGCTAAAGGAATATAGAACCGAAGAAAGGTCTATACTTTTGTTTAGGCCAGAGGAGAATGCCCTGCGCATGAAGGCTGGTGCTGACAGATTGTGTATGACTTCCCCATCCGTTGAGCAGTTTATTAAGGCTGTCAAGGACACAGTCCTTGCCAACAAATGCTGG GTGCCTCCAGCAGGGAGAGGAACACTGTACCTTAGACCATTGCTGATGGGAACAGGTGCTACCTTAGGCGTGGGACTTTCAACTGAGTACACTTTCCTTATTTACTGTTCTCCTGTTAGCAACTATCACAAG AAGAGGTGGCTCGATCCAGCAGGTCTCTGCTGCAATGGACATGGCAGTGGTAACGGCGTCGGCGGCGACAAAAACGGCAACTGGAATGGCGGCGAAAATGGAGGTGGAAAGCCTAGGGTTTCATAG